ACGGCGCCGGAATTTGTGGACTTGCGGCGGATCGAGGTGCAGAAGGAAATCGTCTCGCATCCGCCCGCGAACTTGACGGTCATCATGGGGCTCGAGCGGATCGGGATCAACATCCCGCCCCTCGGCGCCACGGCGGAAAGTCAGGCCGTCCGATGACGCCGGCGCATCGTGCGAGCCCTGATCCGAAAATATTTCTCTCGGCAAAAATGCTTTTTTCGGTTCCCGAAAGGATTCTCTCCCTCCCGCGGGAGGGAGAGGAGACAGGTGAGGGTGGTGTCAGAGAAGAACCCCCTCACCGCAGCCTCTCCCCCAATGGGGGCGAAGAGAGTAGAGGACTCAAGATCGGAAAGAATTTCGGATCAGGGCTAGTTCGACTCCAGGAATCTCTGGAGCTCCTGCAACGCGTCCTGCAGGCGCCTCTTGCTGTCTTCGTCGGCCAGGGCGGGCGTCGTGCGCGGGGCGAGCGGCGGCGGAACCGTTGCGGCGTCGGGGGGCCGTTCCGGCGCGCGCTCGCGCACGCGGCTCCGGTTCGAGTGCACCCGCTGCTGTTCCAGAGGGATCTTGAAGCGCAACAACTCATCGCGGATGTCCTTGTATTCGCGCTCCCGCCTGGCGGCTTCCTCGCGCGCGGCCTGCGCGACGGTCTCCAAATCCCGAACCTTGTCGCTCAACTCACGCACGCGGGTTTCCAGATCCTGAGCGCGGCGTTGTTCCGCCTGAAGCTGGGCCGCCAACTGTTCCGCCCAGCGTTTGGCCGCCCGATACTCGTCCGCACTCACGCAGCCGGTCGCCATCGGAAGCGCAAGCATGACAAGCGAGCACGTCAATGGGCGGCCCAGGTGTCCGATGAACGTCCTCATAGGAGTCTCACCTCTTCGGGAAACGGGATGAACGCGCGCGATCAATCGAGGGCGATCATAGTCTACTGAGAACGTGCGGGGAGTTCTGTGAATTAGCTTACAAATGACGCGGACCGGCGGACCCTGAATGACCGAAACAGTCGATCGGGTCGGGTTTCTCGGGGAAATGGCGCAGGGCGACGGGTGGCAAGAAGCACTCATCACTGCCCGGCGGCCGGGGTACGCCGCATTCGCCTCCAGAGCCATCCGTAGATCGCCAGATTGACGATCACCACCAGCGCGCCCAGGGCGAACTGGGCTTCGCGCGTCAGTCCGGCCGGATACAACATCGGCAGGATATGGCGGGCGATGAAATCGGACTGAGAACCGGCCTCGCCGCCCGACTCGCGCAGCCAGAGTTCGAGCGGGGTCAGCGGGCACATCCAGCCGCCGAATTCCACCGCGGCGCCCCAGGCCGCGGCCGGCAGGTGCAGCCACACAACCCACCGCCATTTCAACGCCAAGAAGCCGCCGCCCACCACAAAGAGGACAAACGCGAGATGGAGCAGTGCGACCGAATCGGCGAGCAATTTATAGAGCATGCTTTACGACATCCGGACGATGCCTGCTTTCGCCGCCTGCCGGGGGAGAGCCGCTACGTGTCGCCGGCCCTAAATGGATTGTCCGTGGCGGGCGGGATCCGCCCGAAGGCTCGCCACGCGTCCGCTCTGGCCCTCAACGCACACTGCCACAGGCGGTTGGCGTTGGTGGTCGTGCACTTCACGAGATGACGCTGATGACTCGGCGCGATCACGAGCATCTTGACGGAGCCGAGCGTGAGAGCCCCCTTGTTTTCCGAAAGCAAGGCCAGCGCGCGGTTCAGCGCGAGATTTTCGTCGAACAGCGCCTGCTTGAGCGCGGAGCTATAGTGGCGGATCTTCAGCGCCGCGATGGTTCGCAGCGGTGCCCCGACAGGCTTGCTTCGGTACCAGAGCGGCTTGGTGAGGATGACCAGGACGTAGCGGCAGCCGCAATCGACGATCCGCTGGAGCGGCAGCGGGTCGCTGAGGCTGCCGTCCAAGCACCACCGGTCGCCGACCCGGACAAACCGGTTGTACAGGATGGGCGCGGCGGCGGTGGCGCGAAAGGCTTCCCAGAGGTCGATCCCTGGCGTCTTGTTTGTTACATAGTGGGCGGAAGCGTCGAGCGCGTCGGTGAGGGCAATATGCAGCGTGGTCGAGGCGTGAGCCAGGACCGACACATTGAACGGGCGGACCTCTCTGACGACGTAATTAATCAGGTAGTCGATGTCCAGTTGCTTGCTCACGCGCAGCAGATGGACGAATCTTCGATTGCTCAGATGGCGGACATAGGTCTCGACGCCGTACCGCGCTTGGCCGGTGATGAAATGGGCCGCCGTGAGCGCGCCCGCCGAGGATCCGGCGACATGGTCGAAACAGGCGGTGAATCCCATTTCTTCCAAGGCGGCCAGGACGCCCATGCAATAGATGCCTCGCATGCCCCCGCCTTGGACCACCAGCCCCATAGCAGGGCCTTCGGCGGCTCCCGACGCACGCCGGCGCAGCGCGTCCCACATCTCCTGCGCCATCGCATGGTACGCGGTCTTCTCCGACAGGGCGGCGCTCGAGAGGACTTCACTCTCCATAACGCGGTTCTGAGGTCTTCCTCATTGAGGGACGTGAACGGAGTAAATCTTAATCGAGCGAGGTGGCGGGGACAACTCCGGCCGGCATGACGGACAAGGGATCTGCGAAACGCTCCGATGTGTCTCTTGCCAAGGTGAAGGCACGTCGCGGTCGGCGGGTCCGTGCCACCGGACCCCTCCTGCTCCGACCGCGGCCGGGCTTTGGAGCCGGCTAATTCCCGGGGTAAATAATCTTCCCTTCGTGGATCCGGGCAAACGGCGTGAGTCGGTGCGGAGTCGCCTCTGCCGCAGAGATAATATGCCGCACCCTCCAGTCTCGGCTCGCCAGCGCATCCGCGATCAACGACCGGTGGCAGCGCCAGGGCACCGCTTCGGCGCACATGACGGCGGTGGGCCCGCTCTCGCCGCAGGCCATCAGCTCCCCCAGCGCCCCCCGGAAGTCATCCGTCTGCATGTAGTCCGCATAGCCTCTGAAGCCGTCGCTCCGCCATCCCAGGTTCACGGAATCGGGCCGGCTTTTCCGCCGCCCGCCCAGCTCCGGCATGTGCCGGTAGTGCACACCGGCTTCCCGTAGGCTATTGGCGAGCGGCTCGGCATTGAACTGGGGATGGCGTCGCGAAACAGGAAACCTCCGGACATCGACCAGGGTTCGGATCCCATGCGCTCGGAGGAGACCGATGAATGCCTCGATGGGACTGGTCGAATGGCCGATGGTCCAGAGCTGTGAAGCCATGGGTAGGATTATGACATACCTCTCTCTTTGGAGAATTGCCGGTCGAAGAAAAGGGGTCGGGAGTCTTAATTGGATTGTGTCTTGAAATGACTCCCGACCCCTTTTATCCCCCGCGACCCCTTTTATCCCCCGACGCGTTTCATGATGAGGTCCTCCGTGTTTCCTGCGCGGGGCCGCCGGAAACCGGCGGCCCCGCATCGCGGTCGGGTTATGCTTTGTCCACGGTCACGGTGACCGGAACCGGATTCGACACGATATCGAACACCGGCGAGAAACGGCAGAGAGCTCGCAGTTGATCCGCAGGCGCATCCGTCCTGACGGTAAACTTGACCCGGATCTGCCGGTAGCCCTTCCGCACCTGGTCGGAGAGTCCCAGGAACCCGCGCAGATCGAGATCGCCCTCGAGGCTGGACTCCACGGATTCCAGATGGATGCCCTGGGCGGCCGCATGGTAGACCATCGACGTGGTCAGGCAAGCCGCCAGCGCATGCAGCACAAACTCCACGGGATTGGCGCCAAGGTCCTGTCCCAAGAGCACCGGCGGCTCATCGGCGTCGAGCACGAACGGAGTCGTGCGCGTCGTATCCTCCTGGCCGGCTCCGTAGAAGTCTTTGATCGTGGTGCGATTATGTCCGCCCGCGATCCAGCGATTGCGCGCGCGAAACGCGAACGTGGCCAGATCGGGTCGAGTCTTCACCGCATCGAGCGTGGCGAACAGTCGAGACACATCCACTCCATTGACCGCAAGATTGTTCATGGCACAACCTCCTTGGTTGGGTTGAAGGGTTGAGAAAAGCGCGGCGCGATCCATCCGGCGACACATCTCCAGCCAGCGCCGCCGTTCGTTATCCGCCCGTTCCATAAACGGACCCTCCGCCGCATCGGATCGCGACCGACATCGAGAACAAGGTTCGACGAAGCACGTCCAGCGAGAGCGGCTCGAGGCGGTTCCACGGCATCAACGAGAGCGTCCGGGCCACCAAGCAGTAGTCGACCAGCACCCTGGCACTGGTGCCGACGAGTTGAACCCGGTGGATCGCCTGCAACGGCTCCCACAGGCCGGCGATCAACAAGATGAGATAGGCGACGCGCACCTGCACCGGCAGCGACGTCGGACTTGCCGTCCGCCATGCGAAGTGGGCGATCTGCACGACGCACAGCGCGATCGCCAGGTAGACGCCCGCGCGCCAGCCCGCCGGCGCGAGGGCCAAGAGTGGAACAGTCGCCGCCCAGTATCGCCAGCCGATGGAATTCCAGTCCGCCATAAGATCTCCCTTGCTGTCTCGCTCGTTCGTTGCGGTAAGACAGCATGGTCCGTGCCGGCCCGCTTAAAGAGCGATTTATGAAGGAGTGACCGAGAGTTGTGAGTGAGTCGCGAGTCGGGAAACTCTCGCGAACTTTCGCCAGTGATGAGATTTCACGAGAAGAATTTGCGAAGTTTCGTAAGAGACAGGCGGAGTGAAGTAGGGGAGAGGCGAAGGTGAGGGGCAGGTGGTCTCTTTCACTAGCGCGGTCGCTTGATGCCCAGCGCCTTCATGCGCGAGCTCAAGGTGGAGGGATTCATGCCCAGGAGGCGGGCCGCACCGTTTTCTCCCGCCACGCGCCAGCCGGCGGATTCCAACGCGCGGATCAGGTTCTCGCGTTCCAAAGTTTCCATCTCCTGGGCGGTCCGCACCCGGGGTGTCGCTTCCTCGGCGGGAGAAACGGGCTCGGACGAATCGCCGCGATCTGTCTCCGGCAGTGCGCGGTCGAGATTGAGGCGGCCGTCCCGCGCGGTAATCACCGCCCGCTCGATCACATTCTGCAATTCGCGCACGTTGCCGGGCCATGAATACGCCTGCAAACGCCGGATGCACTCCGAAGTCAGCGGCTCGATCTTGCGTCCCATGTTCTGCGCGAACTGTTGAGCGAAGGCCGAGGCGAGCAGCGGGATGTCTTCACGGCGGTCGCGCAGCGGCGGGACGTGGATGGGAAACACGTTGAGCCGGTAATAGAGATCCTCGCGAAACGCGCCTGCTTGCACGGCCCGTTGGAGATCGCGATTCGTGGCGGCAACGACCCGCACGTTCACCTTGCGCGTCTGCGAGGAGCCGACCGGTTCGAATTCCCCCTCCTGCAGCACCCGCAGGAGTTTCGCCTGGAGATCCAACGGCAGCTCGCCGATCTCGTCGAGGAAAATGGTGCCGCCGTCGGCGAGCGCGAACCGGCCGTCGCGTTTTGCGGTGGCGCCGGTAAAGGCCCCGCGTTCATGGCCGAAGAACTCGCTCTCGATGAGGGCGGCTGGAATCGCCGCGCAGTTCACCTTGATGAACGGCCGGTCGCACCGCCGGCCGGCGTGATGGATCGCCCGCGCGATCAACTCCTTGCCCGTCCCGGTCTCGCCCAGGATCAGCACGGTCGCATCGGTCTCCGCCACCTGCTGGATGTCGTGCAGCACGCGCAGGATCGGTTCGCTCCGGCCGAGGATGTCGTCGAAATGCCGGAGTGCCCGCAGTTCTTCGCGCAGGTACGCCGCCTCGTTGGTCAGCGCATGGATCGTCCGCTCCGCCTCGAGCCGGTCGCGGACGTTCCGCAGGATCAGCGTGTAGAAGGTCTGCCGGGCCATTTCGAACCGGGACAGGGTGGCTTCCGCCGGGAACTCGTTGCCGTTCGGACACAGGGCCTTGAGGCCGCCGGGAATCCACAGATAGCGTCGGCCTTCCGGGAGAGTCTCGAGCTGGTCGATCAGGGCCTGGAGCTTCGTCCGGCCTTCCTGGCTGAGAAACCGGCTGAAGTCCTGCCCCACGACCTGCCCGGCCTCGCACTGGAACGCCTTCTCGGCGGCCGGATTGATGCGCGTCACGCGCAGCGAGTGGTCCAGCTCGATGATCGCGTCCATCGCGCTGTTCACGAGACGGGTGAGCTTTTCTTCCCGTTCCTGCGCCTCGCGTTCCGCCCGCAGGCGCCGCATTTCCGCCGCCGCCCGCGCGGCGAAGATGCGGAAGAGCGCGAGCACGCGGGGGTCGTCCGGGATGGGCCGCCGATCGATAACCGCCATATGGCCGAGAATCTTTCCGTCTACGTCCGTCAGCGGCACGCCCATGTAACTGACGATGCCGGTCCCGCGGAAGTCCGGGTCGCCGGGGTAAAGCGAGAAGACGTTATCGGGGATGTGCACCAGGCGAGCCTGCGTGATGACCTGCTCGCAGGGGGTGCCGGTGATGTCGATCTCGTAGTCGCGCACCCACTGGCCGCCCATCCAAAAGGCGAGGGCCCGCAGGCGGCGGGACTCTTCCAGATACTCCGTGACCCAGGCCGCATGGGTGTTCAGCGCCTTGGCGAGGTTCTGGACGAGCGAGGCGAAGAACCGCTCGCCGGTCTCCGTCGCCGTGCCCTCGACGATGGAACGAAGCGCGGCCCCCTCGTCAAGATCGTGCAGGGGCGGGGGCTGGTCTGCGGCCATGCCGGACTTCTCCAGGGTAATCAGTCGGGCAGAATTCGCGCCAAGTATCGGCGCGGCGGCCTAAAGAAGGCAAGCCCCTTTTGTGCCTCTTTTGTGGGAGAAGAAAAGGGGTCGGAGAAGAAAAGGGGTCGGGAGTCTTTATAGGATTCAGGCGCCGTCTTGAAAAGACTCCCGACCCCTTTTATATCTCCGACCCCTTTTATATCTCCTTATATCTCTGGTCTTCGCGTAGCATGTGTTGGTCTTTCGACGGGGCTGGACAAGATCGGGACAACCGAGGTCAGTAATGTATCGCTTCAGATTGAAGGCTGTCCAGAAGAGAAGAAACGGAGTCGTGGGTCGTTATCGGATTGTCAGGCTCAGTGGCGAGAGGAAAGTACGGCAAGAAAAGACTCCCGACCCCTTTACCCCGCGACCCCTTTACCCCACGACCCCTTTACTCCATCCGCAGAGGATCCTTTCGGCACATGCGCTCGGGCGATTCCGATCAATGAAGCGTTCCCAAAAGTTGGCTGAGTGGAACGACGAGACCCAGCGTCGTATTGGCCAGCCAAGTGCCTTCAGCGCTGAAGGCGTAGCGACTTCCCGTAAACCCGCTCGTCGTGTTAGCTCCCACGCTCGGCATATAGATGAACTCTGAGGCCAGGCGAA
This Nitrospirota bacterium DNA region includes the following protein-coding sequences:
- a CDS encoding patatin-like phospholipase family protein; translation: MESEVLSSAALSEKTAYHAMAQEMWDALRRRASGAAEGPAMGLVVQGGGMRGIYCMGVLAALEEMGFTACFDHVAGSSAGALTAAHFITGQARYGVETYVRHLSNRRFVHLLRVSKQLDIDYLINYVVREVRPFNVSVLAHASTTLHIALTDALDASAHYVTNKTPGIDLWEAFRATAAAPILYNRFVRVGDRWCLDGSLSDPLPLQRIVDCGCRYVLVILTKPLWYRSKPVGAPLRTIAALKIRHYSSALKQALFDENLALNRALALLSENKGALTLGSVKMLVIAPSHQRHLVKCTTTNANRLWQCALRARADAWRAFGRIPPATDNPFRAGDT
- a CDS encoding OsmC family protein; the encoded protein is MNNLAVNGVDVSRLFATLDAVKTRPDLATFAFRARNRWIAGGHNRTTIKDFYGAGQEDTTRTTPFVLDADEPPVLLGQDLGANPVEFVLHALAACLTTSMVYHAAAQGIHLESVESSLEGDLDLRGFLGLSDQVRKGYRQIRVKFTVRTDAPADQLRALCRFSPVFDIVSNPVPVTVTVDKA
- a CDS encoding DUF2784 domain-containing protein, with the translated sequence MLYKLLADSVALLHLAFVLFVVGGGFLALKWRWVVWLHLPAAAWGAAVEFGGWMCPLTPLELWLRESGGEAGSQSDFIARHILPMLYPAGLTREAQFALGALVVIVNLAIYGWLWRRMRRTPAAGQ
- a CDS encoding sigma 54-interacting transcriptional regulator codes for the protein MAADQPPPLHDLDEGAALRSIVEGTATETGERFFASLVQNLAKALNTHAAWVTEYLEESRRLRALAFWMGGQWVRDYEIDITGTPCEQVITQARLVHIPDNVFSLYPGDPDFRGTGIVSYMGVPLTDVDGKILGHMAVIDRRPIPDDPRVLALFRIFAARAAAEMRRLRAEREAQEREEKLTRLVNSAMDAIIELDHSLRVTRINPAAEKAFQCEAGQVVGQDFSRFLSQEGRTKLQALIDQLETLPEGRRYLWIPGGLKALCPNGNEFPAEATLSRFEMARQTFYTLILRNVRDRLEAERTIHALTNEAAYLREELRALRHFDDILGRSEPILRVLHDIQQVAETDATVLILGETGTGKELIARAIHHAGRRCDRPFIKVNCAAIPAALIESEFFGHERGAFTGATAKRDGRFALADGGTIFLDEIGELPLDLQAKLLRVLQEGEFEPVGSSQTRKVNVRVVAATNRDLQRAVQAGAFREDLYYRLNVFPIHVPPLRDRREDIPLLASAFAQQFAQNMGRKIEPLTSECIRRLQAYSWPGNVRELQNVIERAVITARDGRLNLDRALPETDRGDSSEPVSPAEEATPRVRTAQEMETLERENLIRALESAGWRVAGENGAARLLGMNPSTLSSRMKALGIKRPR
- a CDS encoding DUF488 domain-containing protein, with protein sequence MASQLWTIGHSTSPIEAFIGLLRAHGIRTLVDVRRFPVSRRHPQFNAEPLANSLREAGVHYRHMPELGGRRKSRPDSVNLGWRSDGFRGYADYMQTDDFRGALGELMACGESGPTAVMCAEAVPWRCHRSLIADALASRDWRVRHIISAAEATPHRLTPFARIHEGKIIYPGN